In a genomic window of Helianthus annuus cultivar XRQ/B chromosome 10, HanXRQr2.0-SUNRISE, whole genome shotgun sequence:
- the LOC110882838 gene encoding uncharacterized protein LOC110882838 codes for MVYGKGCHLPMELAHRAYWAIKTVNANYDEAGRARKLQLNEIEEIRDQAYECASAYKDKLKKVHDAKIKKKNFEVGQKVWLYNSRLKLFAGKLKSKWMGPYVVRRVGRFGDVDIQDERTNKQQTVNGHRLKPYLEGNDINNLELDKVGYILRPVDDEET; via the coding sequence ATGGTTTATGGGAAAGGATGCCATTTGCCTATGGAGTTGGCACACCGGGCatattgggcaattaaaacggtAAACGCAAACTATGATGAAGCGGGTCGGGCGAGAAAGCTTCAATTGAATGAGATAGAGGAAATAAGAGATCAAGCCTATGAGTGTGCATCCGCGTACAAAGACAAACTTAAAAAAGTTCATGATGCTAAGATAAAGAAaaagaactttgaagtgggtcaGAAGGTGTGGTTGTATAATTCAAGGTTGAAATTGTTTGCGGGGAAACTAAAAAGCaagtggatgggtccttacgTTGTCCGAAGAGTGGGGAGGTTCGGAGATGTTGATATTCAAGACGAACGAACAAACAAGCAACAAACGGTTAACGGGCATCGCCTCAAACCGTACTTGGAAGGGAATGATATCAACAATCTTGAGCTAGATAAAGTGGGCTACATTTTGCGGCCAGTGGATGATGAGGAAACGtga
- the LOC110885987 gene encoding 1-aminocyclopropane-1-carboxylate oxidase 3, translating into MENFPLINMERLNGDERRATMNKIKDACENWGFFELVNHGISHELLDTVERMTKEHYKKCMEQRFKEMVTAKALDDVKTEVNNVDWESTFFLRHLPSSNISEIPDLDDEYREVMRDFASKLEKLAEELLDLLCENLGLEKGYLKKALYGSKGPNFGTKVSNYPPCPIPDLIKGLRAHTDAGGIILLFQDDKVSGLQLLKDGGWIDVPPMRHSIVINLGDQIEVITNGRYKSVMHRVIAQTNGTRMSIASFYNPGNDAVIYPAEKLVKEESKDEQIYPKFVFDDYMKLYAGLKFQGKEPRFEAMKEAKA; encoded by the exons ATGGAGAACTTCCCTTTGATCAACATGGAGAGGCTGAATGGTGATGAGAGAAGAGCCACCATGAACAAGATTAAGGATGCTTGTGAAAACTGGGGATTCTTTGAG TTGGTGAACCATGGAATTTCACATGAGCTGCTGGATACTGTGGAAAGAATGACAAAAGAACATTACAAGAAGTGTATGGAGCAAAGATTCAAAGAAATGGTGACAGCCAAAGCATTGGATGATGTTAAGACAGAAGTTAACAACGTCGACTGGGAGAGCACTTTCTTCTTGCGCCATCTCCCTAGTTCAAACATCTCTGAAATCCCTGATCTTGATGATGAATACAG GGAAGTAATGAGGGATTTTGCTAGTAAACTAGAGAAATTAGCAGAGGAACTTTTGGATTTGCTATGTGAGAATCTTGGATTGGAGAAAGGTTACTTGAAGAAAGCATTATATGGGTCAAAGGGTCCAAATTTCGGGACCAAGGTTAGCAACTACCCACCATGCCCCATTCCGGATTTGATCAAGGGGCTAAGAGCCCATACCGATGCTGGCGGCATCATTTTGCTCTTTCAAGATGACAAAGTCAGTGGACTTCAGCTTCTTAAGGATGGTGGATGGATTGATGTGCCACCTATGCGCCATTCCATTGTCATCAACCTTGGTGACCAGATTGAG GTGATCACGAACGGAAGGTACAAAAGTGTGATGCATAGAGTAATTGCTCAAACAAATGGAACGAGAATGTCGATTGCATCCTTTTACAACCCAGGGAATGATGCCGTTATCTATCCAGCTGAGAAATTAGTGAAAGAAGAATCGAAGGATGAACAAATTTACCCAAAATTTGTATTTGATGATTATATGAAATTATATGCTGGCTTGAAGTTCCAGGGGAAAGAACCAAGGTTTGAAGCCATGAAAGAAGCAAAAGCTTAA